One region of Erwinia tracheiphila genomic DNA includes:
- a CDS encoding NADP(H)-dependent aldo-keto reductase codes for MHYHRIPHSTLEVSNLGLGTMTFGEQNSEADAHTQLDLALRSGINLIDTAEIYPVPPRPETQGLTESYIGSWLKSRGNRDKVILASKVAGPSRGADASIRPGQALDRKNIREALDASLKRLNTDYLDLYQLHWPQRQTNCFGRLNYSWTDSSVPVTLLETLEALSEQVRAGKIRYIGVSNETPWGVMRYLQLAEKHELPRIVTIQNPYSLLNRSFEVGLAEISQFEGVELLAYSSLAFGTLSGKYLKGAKPADARNTLFSRFTRYSGEQSQLAIEEYVALAKQHGLDPSQMALAFVRQQPFVASTLLGATTPEQLQININSYNLTLDKEIIEQLEVIHRRYTFPAP; via the coding sequence ATGCACTATCATCGTATTCCCCACAGCACGCTTGAAGTCAGCAACCTGGGACTGGGCACCATGACGTTTGGTGAGCAAAACAGCGAAGCCGACGCCCACACCCAGCTGGATCTGGCCCTCCGCTCGGGTATCAACCTCATTGATACTGCGGAAATATATCCGGTGCCGCCCCGACCAGAAACGCAGGGATTAACCGAAAGCTATATCGGCAGCTGGCTAAAATCCCGTGGCAATCGCGATAAAGTCATTCTCGCGTCCAAGGTGGCCGGGCCATCACGGGGGGCCGATGCGTCCATCCGCCCTGGCCAGGCGCTGGATCGGAAAAATATTCGCGAGGCGCTGGATGCCAGCCTGAAACGGCTAAACACCGATTATCTTGATTTGTACCAGCTCCACTGGCCACAGCGTCAGACCAATTGCTTTGGCAGGCTGAACTACAGCTGGACCGACAGCAGCGTTCCCGTCACCTTGCTTGAAACGCTGGAAGCCTTGAGCGAGCAGGTTCGGGCCGGTAAGATCCGCTATATTGGTGTCTCAAACGAAACGCCCTGGGGCGTGATGCGCTATCTGCAACTGGCGGAAAAACATGAGCTGCCACGCATCGTTACCATCCAGAATCCTTACAGCCTGCTCAACCGCAGTTTTGAAGTGGGGCTGGCTGAAATCAGCCAGTTTGAAGGCGTGGAGCTGCTGGCCTATTCCAGTCTGGCATTCGGTACCCTGAGCGGCAAATATCTGAAGGGTGCCAAACCGGCAGACGCACGTAATACGCTGTTCAGCCGCTTTACCCGCTACAGCGGCGAGCAGTCGCAGCTTGCCATCGAGGAATACGTTGCGCTGGCGAAACAGCACGGGCTGGACCCATCACAAATGGCGCTGGCCTTTGTCCGTCAGCAGCCCTTTGTGGCCAGTACCCTGCTGGGCGCAACCACCCCTGAACAGTTGCAGATCAATATCAACAGCTACAACCTGACGCTGGACAAGGAGATCATTGAGCAGCTGGAAGTGATACACCGCCGCTATACCTTCCCCGCACCGTAA